The Megasphaera stantonii genome includes a window with the following:
- a CDS encoding sigma-54 interaction domain-containing protein: protein MTAARPVLPPAMMLAAMDAVSDGIVIVDKDSRIIYINDAYTRILRVERQKVLHKQISVIEPGAVILDALRDKQPRSRLPVEVKTRGKQILVNITPIFDGGEVIGAVSVFEDITELSLSHQELERAQRLSRSIFKAAADGCHTLPPEFAHIVGDSAKFLRCLRLAELVAPTDATVLVEGESGAGKEVVVDGILRLSGKRRRPFVNINCSAIPESLMESELFGYTAGSFTGAAKGGKAGKFELADGGTIFLDEIGEMPLFMQAKLLRALQSGEIQKIGSDTMQKVDVRVIAATNRNLKQMVRDGKFREDLYFRLNTFTIVIPPLRERGEDVLLLAEHFLGKFSKKYGKTGRLSSAVQRFFLSYAWPGNVRQLESCMEYAVIVCGDGEIRMEHLPEELQGLSDNGERTDAAEASAAGAPHGLKADIQAMERDYILRVLKETGGNKTKAMEVLGISRRTFYKKWKLYGLDKEPSIK, encoded by the coding sequence ATGACAGCTGCTCGGCCGGTGCTGCCGCCGGCTATGATGCTGGCGGCGATGGACGCCGTAAGCGACGGCATCGTTATCGTAGACAAGGATTCCCGTATTATTTACATAAACGACGCGTATACGCGCATCCTGCGGGTAGAGCGGCAAAAGGTGCTGCACAAGCAGATCAGCGTCATCGAGCCGGGCGCCGTCATCCTGGACGCCTTGCGCGACAAGCAGCCCCGCTCGCGTCTTCCCGTAGAAGTCAAAACGAGGGGCAAGCAAATTCTGGTTAATATTACGCCGATTTTTGACGGCGGCGAAGTCATCGGGGCCGTGTCGGTCTTTGAAGACATTACGGAGCTGTCCCTCAGCCATCAGGAGCTGGAACGGGCTCAGCGGCTGAGCCGGTCGATCTTCAAGGCCGCTGCTGACGGCTGCCATACGCTGCCGCCGGAATTTGCCCATATCGTCGGGGACAGCGCCAAGTTCCTGCGCTGCCTGCGGCTGGCGGAGCTCGTGGCGCCGACCGACGCGACTGTCCTGGTAGAAGGGGAAAGCGGCGCAGGCAAGGAAGTCGTCGTTGACGGGATTCTGCGCCTCAGCGGCAAGCGGCGGCGTCCCTTCGTCAACATAAACTGCTCGGCCATTCCGGAAAGCCTCATGGAAAGCGAGCTCTTCGGTTATACGGCCGGCTCGTTTACCGGCGCGGCCAAGGGCGGCAAGGCCGGGAAGTTTGAGCTGGCCGACGGCGGCACCATCTTCCTTGATGAAATCGGCGAAATGCCGCTGTTCATGCAGGCCAAATTGCTGCGGGCCCTGCAGTCGGGGGAAATACAGAAAATCGGCTCCGACACGATGCAGAAGGTCGACGTCCGGGTGATTGCGGCGACGAACCGCAACCTGAAGCAGATGGTGCGGGATGGGAAGTTCCGGGAAGACTTGTACTTCCGCCTCAATACCTTTACGATCGTCATTCCGCCTCTGCGGGAGCGGGGCGAAGACGTACTGCTCCTGGCAGAGCATTTCCTGGGAAAATTTTCCAAGAAGTATGGAAAAACAGGCCGCCTTTCGTCGGCGGTGCAGCGGTTTTTCCTGTCCTATGCCTGGCCGGGAAACGTGCGGCAGCTCGAAAGCTGCATGGAGTACGCCGTCATCGTATGCGGCGACGGCGAAATCCGGATGGAGCACCTGCCGGAAGAGCTGCAGGGCCTTTCGGATAATGGGGAAAGAACGGATGCGGCAGAAGCTTCCGCCGCAGGCGCGCCTCACGGCTTAAAGGCCGATATACAAGCTATGGAGCGGGACTACATCCTCCGCGTGCTGAAGGAGACCGGCGGCAACAAGACCAAGGCTATGGAAGTCCTGGGAATCAGCCGCCGCACCTTTTACAAGAAATGGAAGCTCTACGGACTAGATAAAGAACCGTCTATAAAGTAA
- a CDS encoding CaiB/BaiF CoA transferase family protein produces MAKPLEGIRVLDLTRVLSGPYCTMLLADMGAEVIKIETPEHGDDSRAYPPFDKNISAYYANLNRNKKSVALNLRDEKAKDVLRELIKKSDVFVENFKPGTIAKMGFSYEEVKKMNPNIVFASISGFGQTGPYRLLPGYDIIAQAMSGMMSVTGWPDSPPTRTGTAIGDVLGGLNCCIGILAALQGRNSQGHGEYVDVGLVDCSVSAMETITEIYMVEGRIPQRSGNRYEFIYPYDSFEGSDKWVVIGVGNDAIWERFCKATGHEDWLADPRFALNKDRANQKDLLHNMVTSWTKQHTAKEIIELLRAHSIPCAPIHDVSDVVADEHIAKARKMICEIEHPIEGTMKVTGNPIKMTEADEYSYAKAPTLGRDTQSVLRDVLNMKEDDIAYFVK; encoded by the coding sequence ATGGCAAAACCGTTGGAAGGAATTCGCGTATTGGATTTGACCCGTGTACTTTCCGGACCGTACTGCACGATGCTGTTAGCCGATATGGGTGCAGAAGTTATCAAAATAGAAACGCCGGAACATGGCGACGACAGCCGCGCCTATCCTCCGTTTGATAAAAACATAAGCGCCTATTACGCGAACCTCAATCGCAATAAGAAAAGCGTTGCACTGAACTTGCGCGATGAAAAGGCGAAGGATGTACTGCGGGAACTGATTAAAAAGTCCGATGTATTCGTAGAAAATTTTAAACCCGGCACGATTGCCAAAATGGGTTTTTCATACGAAGAAGTTAAGAAGATGAATCCTAATATCGTCTTCGCTTCTATTTCCGGATTTGGACAGACCGGCCCCTATCGCCTGCTGCCGGGGTACGACATCATTGCCCAGGCTATGAGCGGCATGATGAGCGTTACCGGCTGGCCCGATTCGCCGCCGACGCGTACGGGTACGGCGATTGGCGACGTGTTGGGCGGATTAAATTGCTGCATTGGCATTTTGGCAGCTTTGCAGGGCCGCAACAGCCAAGGTCACGGCGAATATGTCGACGTTGGCTTGGTAGACTGCTCTGTAAGCGCGATGGAAACCATTACGGAAATTTACATGGTAGAAGGACGAATCCCGCAGCGTTCCGGGAACCGTTATGAATTTATTTATCCTTACGATTCCTTTGAAGGCTCTGACAAATGGGTCGTCATCGGCGTAGGAAACGATGCGATTTGGGAACGGTTCTGCAAAGCGACGGGCCATGAGGACTGGCTGGCAGACCCTCGGTTTGCCCTCAATAAAGACAGAGCCAATCAAAAAGACCTTCTTCACAATATGGTGACGAGCTGGACAAAACAGCATACGGCAAAGGAAATTATTGAACTTCTGCGGGCTCACAGCATTCCCTGCGCTCCTATTCACGACGTTTCGGATGTCGTTGCAGACGAACATATTGCCAAGGCGCGCAAGATGATTTGCGAAATAGAACATCCTATTGAAGGTACGATGAAAGTAACGGGCAATCCTATCAAAATGACGGAAGCCGACGAGTACAGTTACGCAAAAGCGCCTACCTTGGGCCGGGACACGCAGTCCGTTTTGCGCGACGTATTGAATATGAAAGAAGATGACATTGCCTATTTTGTCAAATAA
- a CDS encoding AAA family ATPase — protein sequence MKIIQMNLDDFGIYHNVEWNPPETGLIVMHGHNESGKTTLMKYVRSMFFGYLRGDWKGFFGHMDIRRDDGREYRIYRKEKESYMTDGQLTLHDEPADLWWHGLDRQTYDKIFAMGLEDLQGFKILSNETVRSQFFSVEGGVRMGATRRDIIRQMGDLLVASPQGKKPINVLLAEQREFDNRIRALSYDEDEFAQLQGKEQATHETENRIRLSIEETKQQIERISMPIAAWDVYKRGQDALKRMQDLADVSQFPADGAQKWTELETKIGEIDEQIRKLEALSAKGPAFREEWNIWLLCGPHLDDLYLHVGEWKQGLEEVAAHADMEIDWQFEQNQCAESLKQWTGDTIPSSVDWTGGQAAAAGLARCEQELEKWQAAKPKNVAADKPEEPAEGEPSKEEWQAVGKAVSSIQECLMERKKLREQLQWLKSDGSGVSHGPAVLAALCLAAAAGLAVMVFVYGMDQLFGYGAGLFLALAVAAFAKQKSLAGRGPRRIEELEKSLAAVQERMEALAAEANAGLAASDDDDVWSRKLDEIRMQYMDWKTQESKTVWEKEQKVMYDAIYDEWNKKGAAWQGKLEASRKAWESWRSGSGFASLEVGQLAQAKEVWDKWHAAVSASESWRVRKEDLLRRMGQWRDSAEQLFRELGVAGEGTPEQTEAVYKQWQTIRVQAEVAREQDKQQQERQAQIVQLQKDKEIRQNQQQDLLALTGAQTTGEFRSKVLKFRQFQQYKEVYEQSEAHIRLIAKTPKQLAELRHELKVHTLKNWTDERAYYEKKIADAEKKLAEVAEKRGSIIERLSQMARSDAYGQLLQEKQNRKAELDGKVNEWLTYLFAQYMLGEAQSYYERVRQPLVIRQAGDYLHLMTQGRYTLQASFDGRQLYAVDGTQRRIPEKQWSSGLGDQIYLAIRISLAMAFSKQIEAMPLILDDILVRFDEQRQKEAIHFLADLGKKEQIFLFTCSQTTRNLAGEVQKELAGETDTIHLFEIEQGTIRQSV from the coding sequence ATGAAGATTATACAGATGAATTTAGACGATTTCGGCATTTACCATAATGTCGAATGGAACCCACCGGAAACGGGGCTCATCGTCATGCACGGCCATAACGAAAGCGGCAAGACGACGCTGATGAAATACGTGCGCTCCATGTTTTTCGGCTACCTGCGCGGCGATTGGAAGGGCTTTTTCGGCCATATGGATATTCGCCGCGACGACGGGCGCGAATACCGCATCTATCGGAAGGAAAAAGAATCGTATATGACGGACGGCCAGCTGACGCTACACGACGAGCCGGCCGACTTGTGGTGGCACGGCCTGGACCGGCAGACCTACGATAAAATTTTCGCCATGGGCCTGGAAGATTTGCAGGGCTTTAAGATCTTGTCCAACGAAACGGTGCGCAGCCAGTTTTTCAGCGTCGAAGGCGGCGTGCGCATGGGCGCGACGCGGCGGGACATCATCCGCCAGATGGGCGATCTCCTCGTCGCTTCGCCTCAGGGGAAGAAGCCGATCAATGTCCTGCTGGCGGAGCAGCGCGAATTTGACAACCGCATCCGGGCTCTGTCCTACGACGAAGACGAGTTCGCCCAGCTTCAGGGAAAGGAGCAGGCGACCCACGAGACGGAAAACCGCATACGGCTGAGCATCGAAGAAACGAAGCAGCAAATCGAGCGCATCTCCATGCCTATCGCTGCCTGGGACGTATACAAGCGGGGACAGGACGCGCTCAAGCGCATGCAGGATCTGGCCGACGTCTCCCAGTTTCCGGCCGACGGCGCGCAGAAATGGACGGAGCTGGAAACGAAGATTGGGGAAATCGACGAGCAGATTCGCAAGCTGGAAGCCCTGTCGGCTAAAGGGCCGGCCTTCCGCGAGGAATGGAACATCTGGCTGCTGTGCGGCCCTCACCTCGACGACCTGTATCTGCACGTCGGCGAGTGGAAGCAGGGACTGGAAGAAGTCGCCGCCCATGCCGATATGGAAATAGACTGGCAGTTTGAGCAAAATCAGTGCGCAGAATCGCTGAAGCAATGGACTGGCGATACGATTCCCTCTTCCGTCGATTGGACCGGCGGACAGGCTGCGGCGGCCGGACTGGCCCGCTGCGAGCAGGAGCTGGAAAAATGGCAGGCCGCCAAGCCGAAGAACGTCGCCGCAGACAAGCCGGAGGAACCTGCCGAAGGGGAGCCGTCCAAGGAGGAATGGCAGGCTGTAGGCAAGGCCGTTTCTTCCATTCAGGAATGCCTGATGGAGCGGAAGAAGCTGCGCGAACAGCTGCAGTGGCTGAAATCGGACGGAAGCGGCGTATCTCACGGGCCGGCCGTACTGGCGGCCCTGTGCTTGGCTGCTGCGGCCGGCCTGGCGGTGATGGTCTTCGTATACGGCATGGACCAGTTGTTCGGCTACGGCGCCGGCCTTTTCCTGGCCCTGGCCGTCGCGGCCTTTGCCAAGCAAAAATCGCTGGCCGGCAGGGGCCCCCGGCGGATCGAGGAATTGGAAAAGAGCCTGGCCGCCGTGCAGGAGCGGATGGAAGCCCTGGCGGCGGAGGCCAACGCGGGCCTGGCGGCGAGCGACGACGACGATGTCTGGTCGCGTAAGCTCGATGAAATCAGGATGCAGTACATGGACTGGAAGACCCAGGAGTCGAAGACAGTTTGGGAAAAAGAACAGAAGGTCATGTACGACGCTATTTATGACGAGTGGAATAAAAAGGGCGCTGCCTGGCAGGGCAAGCTCGAAGCCAGCCGGAAGGCCTGGGAATCGTGGCGCAGCGGCAGCGGATTTGCTTCTCTGGAAGTCGGCCAGCTGGCCCAGGCTAAGGAAGTCTGGGACAAGTGGCACGCCGCCGTGTCGGCCTCCGAAAGCTGGCGTGTCCGCAAGGAAGACCTCTTGCGGCGCATGGGCCAGTGGCGCGACAGCGCAGAACAGCTGTTTCGGGAATTAGGCGTCGCCGGCGAAGGCACGCCGGAACAGACTGAGGCCGTATATAAGCAGTGGCAGACGATCCGCGTGCAGGCCGAAGTCGCCCGCGAACAGGACAAGCAGCAGCAGGAGCGGCAGGCCCAAATCGTCCAGCTGCAGAAGGACAAGGAAATCCGGCAAAACCAGCAGCAGGACTTATTGGCCCTGACCGGCGCCCAGACGACGGGGGAATTCCGCAGCAAGGTCCTGAAATTCCGCCAGTTCCAGCAGTATAAGGAAGTATACGAGCAGTCCGAAGCCCATATCCGGCTCATCGCCAAGACGCCGAAGCAGCTGGCAGAGCTGCGGCACGAGCTGAAAGTCCATACGCTGAAAAACTGGACGGACGAACGGGCATATTACGAAAAGAAAATCGCCGACGCGGAAAAGAAATTAGCCGAAGTCGCCGAAAAACGGGGCAGCATCATAGAACGGCTCAGCCAGATGGCCAGAAGCGACGCCTACGGCCAACTTCTGCAGGAAAAACAAAACCGCAAGGCCGAGCTGGACGGCAAGGTGAACGAGTGGCTGACTTATCTCTTCGCCCAGTATATGCTCGGCGAGGCCCAGTCGTATTACGAACGGGTGCGCCAACCCTTAGTTATCCGCCAGGCCGGAGATTACCTCCACCTCATGACCCAGGGCCGCTACACCCTCCAGGCCAGCTTTGACGGCCGCCAGCTCTACGCCGTCGACGGCACGCAGCGGCGTATCCCGGAAAAGCAATGGAGCAGCGGCCTGGGCGACCAGATTTATCTGGCCATACGCATCAGCCTGGCCATGGCCTTTTCCAAGCAAATCGAGGCGATGCCTCTGATTTTGGACGACATCCTCGTCCGCTTCGACGAACAGCGGCAGAAGGAAGCCATTCACTTCCTGGCCGACTTAGGCAAGAAAGAACAGATTTTCTTATTTACCTGTTCCCAGACGACGAGAAATCTCGCCGGCGAGGTACAGAAGGAATTAGCCGGAGAAACCGATACGATTCATTTATTTGAAATCGAACAGGGAACGATTCGGCAAAGCGTATAA
- a CDS encoding acyclic terpene utilization AtuA family protein: MKTIRIGGGQGFWGDLIDAPIIMAKEDNVDYICCDYLAELTLSIMRRQQEKRPEAGYARDFITSLKGMLPYLAEKKTKVITNAGGMNVKACVEKVKEVVKAGGYNLKVGYVLGDDVREKIPQLREQGVQMQHMDTGEDIDGILPKMVNANVYYGVEPIVKCLEDGADIIILGRSTDTAMFEAPLLYEFGWKLDDWDAKATGILAGHLCECGAQATGGNYDYDWEHVPRPELLGYPIVEVSEKGSLVLTKTKNTGGLVTVQSVKEQLMYEIHDPSQYITPDVVADFSKITLEEIERDHVAVRGVTGKPAPDTLKLCVGYLEGYRNIAYLPYSWPRALDKAKMAANILDKRMAMKGLKAIRTHISYLGVNALHGPLAPELDADLNEVVLRYAIMTETKEEGLKLTPEVAAVSNLNGPAQGCFFGGRTRPSEVFALWPTLIPRDAITMETHVEEV; this comes from the coding sequence ATGAAGACAATACGCATCGGCGGCGGCCAGGGCTTTTGGGGAGACCTGATTGACGCGCCGATTATCATGGCGAAGGAAGACAACGTAGATTATATTTGCTGCGATTATCTGGCGGAATTGACCCTGTCCATCATGCGGCGGCAGCAGGAAAAACGGCCCGAAGCCGGCTACGCCCGCGATTTCATCACGTCGCTGAAGGGCATGCTGCCCTACCTGGCAGAAAAGAAGACGAAGGTTATTACCAACGCCGGCGGCATGAACGTAAAGGCCTGCGTGGAAAAGGTAAAGGAAGTCGTCAAAGCCGGCGGCTACAACCTGAAGGTCGGTTACGTCCTCGGCGACGACGTGCGGGAAAAGATTCCCCAGCTTCGCGAGCAGGGCGTCCAGATGCAGCACATGGATACGGGCGAAGATATCGACGGCATCCTGCCGAAGATGGTCAACGCCAACGTCTATTACGGCGTAGAGCCTATCGTCAAATGCCTGGAAGACGGCGCGGACATCATCATCCTGGGCCGCTCGACCGATACGGCTATGTTTGAAGCGCCCCTCCTGTACGAATTCGGCTGGAAGCTCGACGACTGGGACGCCAAGGCCACGGGCATTCTGGCCGGCCACCTCTGCGAATGCGGCGCCCAGGCTACAGGCGGAAACTACGACTACGACTGGGAACACGTCCCACGTCCGGAGCTTTTAGGCTATCCCATCGTCGAAGTCAGCGAAAAGGGCAGCCTCGTTCTGACGAAGACGAAGAACACCGGCGGCCTTGTAACGGTCCAGTCCGTCAAGGAACAGCTCATGTACGAAATCCACGACCCGTCGCAATACATTACGCCCGACGTCGTCGCCGATTTCAGCAAGATTACGCTGGAAGAAATCGAACGGGACCACGTCGCCGTCCGCGGCGTAACGGGCAAGCCTGCTCCCGACACTTTGAAGCTCTGCGTCGGATACCTCGAAGGCTACCGCAATATTGCCTACCTGCCCTACAGCTGGCCGAGAGCGCTGGATAAAGCCAAGATGGCCGCTAATATTCTGGACAAGCGCATGGCCATGAAGGGACTGAAAGCCATCCGCACCCATATCAGCTATTTAGGCGTCAACGCCCTCCACGGCCCGCTGGCTCCGGAGCTCGACGCCGATTTGAACGAAGTCGTCCTCCGCTACGCCATCATGACGGAAACGAAGGAAGAAGGCCTGAAACTGACGCCGGAAGTCGCCGCCGTCAGCAACCTGAACGGCCCGGCCCAAGGCTGCTTCTTCGGCGGCCGTACCCGTCCCAGCGAAGTATTCGCCCTGTGGCCGACGCTCATTCCCAGAGACGCCATTACGATGGAAACGCACGTAGAGGAGGTTTAA
- a CDS encoding CitMHS family transporter → MLAIVGFATILVLLAAIMAKKLSTMSALIAIPIIACLAIGEGGSLSKYMLDGIKIVAPTGAMFIFAVLFFTIMGDAGVFERIVNKIMSIVGTDPVKICVGTFVITLLVHLDGSGAATFLIVIPAILPVFEKLQMDKRVLATIVALGAGTMNIVPWGGPTLRAAASLEMPVTELFSPMVIPIAAGMAAGAAIAVMFGVKERRRLGASLQHLDLSVSQVSEEELALRRPKCFWFNIALIIVTVVTLVKGTLPPVGCFMIALVVALIVNYPNLQLQSKLIDMHAKSALMMASVLFAAGIFTGIMKGTGMLHAMAEGLAAILPPSLAAHFAVVIGVISMPASLLFDPDSFYFAVLPVLATAAETVGLSGVDLGRAAICGQMTLGFPLSPLTPATFLLIGLTGIDLGDHQKHTFIWAWLVSLIILFVSILTGVIPL, encoded by the coding sequence ATGCTGGCTATTGTTGGTTTTGCGACGATCCTGGTGCTGCTGGCCGCCATTATGGCGAAAAAGCTGTCTACTATGTCGGCATTAATCGCGATTCCCATTATTGCCTGCCTGGCTATCGGCGAGGGCGGTTCCTTGAGCAAGTATATGCTGGACGGGATTAAAATCGTAGCTCCTACAGGCGCGATGTTCATATTTGCCGTATTGTTCTTTACAATCATGGGCGACGCCGGAGTTTTTGAACGAATTGTCAATAAAATCATGAGCATCGTAGGCACGGACCCGGTAAAAATTTGTGTCGGCACCTTTGTTATCACGCTGTTAGTCCATTTGGACGGCTCCGGCGCGGCGACGTTTTTAATTGTCATTCCGGCTATTCTGCCTGTTTTTGAAAAACTCCAGATGGATAAACGGGTGCTGGCGACGATTGTAGCTCTAGGAGCAGGGACTATGAACATTGTTCCTTGGGGCGGGCCTACGCTTCGCGCGGCTGCGTCGTTGGAAATGCCTGTGACGGAGTTGTTTTCCCCCATGGTAATTCCTATAGCAGCCGGCATGGCGGCTGGCGCGGCTATTGCGGTCATGTTTGGAGTAAAAGAACGGAGGCGGCTGGGAGCTTCGCTGCAGCATTTGGATCTCAGCGTGAGCCAGGTGTCGGAAGAAGAGCTGGCCCTGCGGCGGCCTAAGTGCTTCTGGTTTAACATTGCGCTGATCATCGTGACGGTAGTAACTCTGGTGAAAGGAACGCTGCCTCCGGTAGGATGCTTCATGATCGCGCTAGTCGTCGCTTTGATTGTCAATTATCCCAATCTGCAGCTGCAGAGCAAGCTCATTGACATGCATGCAAAATCGGCCCTTATGATGGCAAGCGTCTTATTTGCCGCCGGTATTTTCACCGGCATCATGAAGGGCACGGGTATGCTTCACGCGATGGCCGAAGGGCTGGCGGCGATTCTGCCGCCGTCCTTGGCAGCGCATTTCGCCGTCGTCATAGGCGTTATTTCGATGCCGGCAAGCCTGCTGTTCGACCCGGACAGCTTTTACTTCGCCGTCTTGCCCGTATTAGCTACAGCTGCCGAAACGGTCGGGTTATCCGGCGTAGATTTAGGCCGAGCCGCTATTTGCGGACAAATGACGCTGGGCTTTCCCTTGTCGCCGCTGACGCCGGCAACCTTCTTGCTCATCGGCCTGACAGGTATTGATTTGGGAGATCACCAAAAGCATACCTTTATTTGGGCCTGGCTGGTATCCTTAATTATCTTGTTTGTATCCATTCTCACTGGTGTTATTCCTTTGTGA
- a CDS encoding PLP-dependent aminotransferase family protein, whose protein sequence is MLQIDRTLKIPYYVQIYRYYRREVEAQRMIAGMKLPSVRELAQTVNVSKMTVEKAYYQLASEGYILRRNKARYEVAFVGQCREAAGGPGDEAAPAASRRSYLYDFGSGDMDMERFPLEIWRKYMNKVLSEPAYLTACNDEQGVPDLRDALSRYVYETRGVYAPPERIVVGAGTAALLGVLTSLLREAHSDIAVENPGFRLGRELFRNMGYGIVPVAIRQGILDMDALERSGASLVYVSPSHQFPTGTVMPIGMRRQLLRWAEEREGVIIEDDYDSELRYYGRPIPALQGLDTSGRVIYMGALSKVLPFFVRLSYMVLPPKLMELYNERRSLFRQGASVPEQCVLAAYIQSGELARQVRRLRKDYQEKGALMERLLLEAFGKDISVSRVVSGVYCHIALQSPYDESELRRRAEERGCRVLAMQSFYERPEQADTKEFLLSFSKIPSQDLKQAVAALHRAWTEKEG, encoded by the coding sequence ATGCTGCAAATCGACAGAACTCTTAAAATACCATATTATGTACAAATCTATAGATATTACCGCCGCGAGGTGGAAGCACAGCGCATGATTGCCGGCATGAAGCTGCCCTCTGTCCGCGAGCTGGCCCAGACGGTGAACGTCAGCAAGATGACCGTGGAAAAGGCCTATTATCAGCTGGCGAGCGAAGGATATATTTTGCGCAGGAATAAGGCGCGGTATGAAGTGGCCTTCGTCGGCCAATGCCGGGAAGCCGCCGGAGGGCCGGGCGATGAAGCGGCGCCGGCCGCGTCGCGCCGTTCCTACTTATATGACTTCGGAAGCGGCGACATGGATATGGAGCGCTTTCCCCTGGAAATTTGGCGAAAATATATGAATAAGGTACTGTCGGAGCCGGCATACCTGACGGCCTGCAATGACGAGCAGGGAGTGCCGGATCTGCGGGATGCCCTGAGCCGCTACGTCTATGAGACGCGCGGCGTCTATGCGCCGCCGGAGCGCATTGTCGTAGGAGCTGGCACGGCGGCCCTGCTGGGCGTGCTGACGTCGCTGCTGCGGGAGGCGCACTCCGATATTGCCGTAGAAAATCCCGGCTTCCGCCTGGGACGGGAGCTGTTCCGCAACATGGGATACGGTATTGTTCCCGTAGCGATACGGCAGGGGATTCTCGACATGGATGCCTTGGAACGCAGCGGGGCGTCGCTGGTGTACGTCAGCCCGTCGCACCAATTTCCTACGGGGACGGTCATGCCCATCGGCATGCGCCGGCAGCTGCTCCGCTGGGCCGAGGAGCGCGAAGGCGTCATCATTGAGGACGACTATGACAGCGAGCTCCGCTATTACGGCCGCCCCATTCCGGCCTTGCAGGGGCTGGATACGTCGGGCCGGGTCATTTACATGGGAGCCTTATCCAAGGTGCTTCCTTTTTTTGTCCGCCTGAGTTATATGGTGCTGCCGCCGAAGCTGATGGAGCTGTACAATGAGAGGCGGAGTCTGTTCCGGCAGGGAGCCTCCGTACCGGAGCAGTGCGTGCTGGCCGCGTATATCCAAAGCGGCGAGCTGGCCCGGCAGGTGCGCCGCCTGCGCAAGGATTACCAGGAGAAAGGCGCGCTCATGGAGCGCCTATTGCTGGAGGCCTTCGGGAAGGATATTTCCGTGAGCCGCGTCGTGTCCGGCGTGTATTGCCACATCGCCCTGCAGAGCCCCTATGACGAAAGCGAGCTGCGCCGCCGGGCAGAAGAGCGGGGATGCCGCGTGCTGGCGATGCAGTCTTTTTACGAGCGGCCGGAGCAGGCGGACACGAAGGAATTTCTCTTGTCGTTTTCAAAGATACCCAGTCAGGACCTGAAACAGGCCGTTGCGGCCCTGCATCGGGCCTGGACGGAAAAGGAAGGATAG
- a CDS encoding metallophosphoesterase family protein — MAKSLRFIHCGDLHLGSPFHDVAAVGSRWERIVGKAPMRAFQKIVQLAIDKKAHAVLISGDVYTSATHNLTAQLDYVRLLHKLAQNNIQVFAVLGNHDPLEAWKARIPFPPNVHIFSAEKIERMPLVVDGEEVAAVYGQSYAKAEQRDNLAWNFARESGDRYAIGLLHTQIGGPSPYAPCSLTDLKESGMDYWALGHVHAHQILSEKPYIVYAGSPQGLDCTETGAHGCYYVEVGPYGTTKVEFLDTSIVRWESTDISIESIESVSGLREAVRFAKEKIRRDIGKPTFLTVNFTGAGSMYQVINNPEATQYWIDSWREEEQGKYAFVMVERLRNMARPKINLTERSKLPDTVGDYLNVADKLAALPPEEMVQALREILRERPEFDRLGAYGKAISDDRLLEAFEKAKWLGMQKLLEDGRG; from the coding sequence ATGGCAAAAAGTTTACGATTTATTCATTGCGGCGATTTACATTTGGGCAGTCCCTTTCACGACGTCGCCGCTGTCGGCAGCCGGTGGGAGCGCATCGTAGGCAAAGCGCCGATGCGGGCGTTTCAGAAAATCGTGCAGCTGGCCATTGATAAAAAAGCGCACGCCGTGCTGATCAGCGGCGACGTATATACGAGCGCGACGCACAATTTGACGGCCCAGCTGGACTACGTGCGGCTGCTGCACAAGCTGGCGCAGAACAATATACAGGTCTTCGCCGTCTTGGGCAATCACGATCCCCTGGAGGCCTGGAAGGCCCGGATTCCCTTTCCGCCGAACGTGCACATTTTCAGCGCCGAGAAAATAGAGCGCATGCCCTTGGTCGTCGACGGCGAGGAAGTGGCGGCCGTGTACGGCCAGAGCTACGCCAAGGCGGAACAGCGGGACAATCTGGCCTGGAACTTTGCCCGTGAATCTGGGGACCGCTACGCCATCGGCCTGCTCCATACGCAGATCGGCGGGCCGTCTCCCTATGCGCCGTGCTCTTTGACGGATTTGAAAGAGAGCGGCATGGACTATTGGGCCTTGGGCCATGTCCACGCCCATCAGATATTGAGCGAAAAGCCCTATATCGTGTACGCTGGAAGCCCGCAGGGCTTAGACTGCACGGAGACCGGCGCCCACGGCTGTTATTACGTAGAGGTCGGCCCCTACGGGACGACGAAGGTCGAGTTTTTAGATACGAGCATCGTCCGCTGGGAAAGCACGGACATCAGCATCGAGTCGATTGAGTCGGTATCGGGCCTGCGCGAGGCCGTGCGGTTCGCCAAGGAAAAAATCCGCCGCGACATCGGCAAGCCGACGTTCCTGACAGTCAACTTCACTGGCGCCGGCAGCATGTACCAGGTCATCAACAATCCCGAAGCGACGCAGTACTGGATCGACAGCTGGCGCGAAGAGGAGCAGGGGAAATACGCCTTCGTCATGGTGGAACGGCTGCGCAATATGGCCCGGCCGAAGATCAACCTGACAGAACGGAGCAAGCTGCCCGATACGGTAGGCGATTATTTGAATGTTGCCGACAAGCTGGCCGCCCTGCCGCCGGAAGAGATGGTCCAGGCCCTGCGGGAGATCCTGCGGGAACGGCCCGAATTCGACCGCCTCGGGGCGTACGGCAAGGCGATTTCTGACGACAGGCTGCTGGAAGCCTTTGAAAAAGCCAAATGGCTGGGAATGCAGAAATTGCTGGAAGATGGAAGAGGATAG